One segment of Sulfobacillus thermosulfidooxidans DSM 9293 DNA contains the following:
- a CDS encoding allophanate hydrolase-related protein, whose translation MTIFVNGELMRGLSMHDMMQGANYIKDAVTAPIYRLFSIDDRYPAMVMAQPFEDGYPVPGEIYEIPHSLWPQIMANERQLGLYAGSIWLSDGHAMRGILSVRELCEGYPDISSYGGWRAYRDSLQAGNK comes from the coding sequence ATGACAATTTTTGTTAATGGAGAATTGATGCGAGGTTTATCTATGCACGATATGATGCAAGGAGCCAACTATATCAAAGACGCCGTCACAGCCCCTATTTACCGGTTATTTTCCATTGATGATCGCTATCCCGCAATGGTGATGGCGCAACCTTTCGAAGATGGGTACCCCGTTCCTGGGGAAATATATGAGATTCCTCATAGCCTGTGGCCGCAAATCATGGCCAATGAGCGGCAGCTTGGTCTCTATGCCGGATCTATTTGGTTGAGTGATGGTCATGCGATGCGCGGCATTTTATCGGTGAGAGAACTATGCGAAGGTTACCCAGATATTTCATCGTATGGGGGATGGCGAGCTTACCGAGACAGTTTGCAGGCAGGGAACAAATAG
- a CDS encoding MBL fold metallo-hydrolase encodes MKNITDHVFVFTSVVQQLNSIVIIDDDYLVVVDPGFFPGEIAALRSFLKPYEIPSRSRLLILTHSHFDHIAGVPYFPEYAVVTSSAWDRDNEERAIRQLEHFDTEFYVDRPWEQGSLPFAKIHYPVHHHETVGPFQFFHTPGHTLDSMSFTYKNVLFVGDYLSSLEFPFINASLPDYKHSLQVITELVQQSSITTLMSQHGPPADGTEISARIDSAHGYIDDLCHLVETAKQQHDAWSDVLAQANSLFYQGRPIPLGLKSAHERNLKTIWEEYHQSLHPSSFPKS; translated from the coding sequence GTGAAAAATATCACAGATCACGTGTTTGTCTTTACCAGTGTGGTGCAACAACTCAACAGCATCGTCATCATCGACGATGATTATCTTGTTGTCGTGGATCCCGGATTTTTTCCTGGTGAAATCGCAGCGCTTCGTAGCTTTTTAAAGCCCTATGAAATTCCCTCGCGAAGTCGTCTACTCATTCTGACTCACTCCCATTTTGACCACATCGCGGGAGTTCCATATTTTCCGGAATATGCAGTCGTGACCTCTAGTGCGTGGGACCGCGACAATGAAGAACGTGCCATCCGGCAACTTGAACACTTCGATACCGAATTCTATGTCGACAGGCCGTGGGAACAAGGATCCTTACCATTCGCAAAAATCCACTATCCTGTGCACCACCACGAAACCGTCGGCCCCTTTCAGTTCTTCCATACTCCGGGGCACACTCTTGACAGCATGAGCTTTACCTATAAGAACGTTCTGTTCGTTGGCGACTATTTATCAAGTCTAGAATTCCCTTTTATTAATGCCTCATTGCCCGATTACAAGCACAGCCTTCAGGTAATCACCGAATTGGTTCAACAATCGTCCATTACCACTCTCATGTCCCAACATGGACCGCCCGCTGATGGAACCGAAATTTCGGCACGGATTGACTCAGCTCATGGTTATATTGATGACTTATGCCACCTCGTCGAAACCGCAAAGCAACAACATGACGCCTGGTCTGATGTGCTCGCCCAAGCCAATTCCCTGTTCTATCAAGGTCGTCCTATACCCCTAGGACTCAAGTCAGCCCATGAACGGAATCTCAAAACGATTTGGGAGGAATACCATCAGTCCCTACACCCGTCATCATTCCCGAAAAGTTAA
- a CDS encoding GNAT family N-acetyltransferase, translating to MQTFARMKDSFIVSTDPALLDKETIFSYLHHEAYWSLGLPRDVFEKSLEHSLCFGIYQHNTQLGFARVISDFSTFAYLCDVFILTPYRGQGLGKWLMESIMDHPDLQGLRRFYLVTRDAHGLYKHYGFSSLDDCGRHMEKVVPAKVLYERGQNQE from the coding sequence ATGCAAACATTCGCACGGATGAAGGATTCTTTTATCGTATCCACGGATCCGGCCTTGCTTGACAAGGAAACTATATTTTCTTATCTCCATCATGAAGCGTATTGGTCTTTAGGATTGCCCCGGGATGTTTTTGAGAAAAGCTTGGAGCATTCGTTATGTTTTGGGATTTATCAGCACAATACGCAATTGGGATTTGCTCGGGTTATATCAGATTTTTCGACCTTCGCTTATTTATGCGATGTCTTTATTTTGACTCCTTATAGAGGACAAGGGTTGGGTAAGTGGTTAATGGAATCGATTATGGATCATCCCGATCTGCAAGGATTAAGACGATTTTATTTGGTCACGCGTGATGCCCATGGCCTTTATAAACATTATGGCTTTTCTTCTCTGGACGATTGTGGACGGCATATGGAAAAAGTCGTGCCAGCAAAAGTCCTCTACGAGCGAGGTCAAAATCAAGAGTAA
- a CDS encoding amino acid permease, protein MTRSESQTSSLPRNAVNFWHVLAQGLISNGPLASMVAALTAAAGYALGALPLAYLLGGLMVFLWINTPYQFSKKLAGAGGMAYFVGRSMGGRWGYLAGVAYVVYYAALLATNIVFFSLLVQSVAPQLGWNMPTQMAYVFTILFVIPSTILTYLGVRSSLNYGVITALVEMVMLLILSAVIIFSPHTINTAAVYHPALAAHGISGLAVGALVASFGMSGSTAAVYLGAEAKTAHRTIRAALYLASGLVVLMFIIVSYSLTVGWGYLHMSQFAQSSIPGLLIVQHYLGLKAELLFVLFVLNSLIGMNVASTIVVTRITLTFAHSDLWPKFLGRIHPKYQTPYAAVLTVGAVAVLAGLLAESILGLSNAFLVLILIATMGEFLGHALGNVGLLKFYDRSARYHVIAFGILPALSLVLIAFGVFFTFYPPIVPAVYAPIIMIGSLVLAYFHYGYHLRKRSQPLSEAVLLHFSSDHPEPLAEFEEENRSRSGITGSPVIPSSMFERYFDEGDKSMAFPETHLPSSTTWLHRPLHKIFRYSDGIVPNLAALIYIFAGYFGGWFLLFSRHIALFVLGIILLAHSMIISAYFFHELVHHTIFRSKSTNARMMTVMSWINGGCLSYLPRAEKKHLAHHFQKADVISFDFRAWLHKHPLFAKMVMLLEWAYFPAVEMLMRGVMVIQPFSQRLPHRYRVLTTLIIRSALWLGILWWHWPAALGYVLATLLFITVLRFIDAFQHTYEPIVATPGAPSPEIPSRSRTYEEENTYTNLLSQKWPVLNLLVLNFVYHNVHHAMPSMPWHRLRQYHDQHYVQEAKPSQILPFRQQLIWYHRYRVARAVTSDYGNIDSGFVGAVGVSFLTVL, encoded by the coding sequence ATGACCCGTTCCGAATCCCAGACCTCGTCGTTACCCCGCAATGCGGTGAATTTTTGGCATGTCTTAGCTCAAGGTCTCATATCAAATGGCCCCTTGGCCTCCATGGTCGCCGCGTTAACGGCCGCTGCTGGATACGCCTTAGGCGCCTTGCCCTTAGCCTATTTATTAGGGGGTCTCATGGTGTTTTTGTGGATCAATACCCCCTATCAATTTTCCAAGAAGCTCGCAGGTGCCGGCGGTATGGCATATTTTGTGGGCCGCAGTATGGGAGGACGCTGGGGATACTTGGCTGGGGTTGCCTATGTAGTCTATTATGCCGCGCTCTTGGCCACCAATATTGTCTTTTTCTCCTTATTGGTACAGTCTGTAGCCCCTCAGCTTGGATGGAATATGCCCACTCAGATGGCGTATGTCTTTACCATCTTGTTCGTCATTCCTTCCACCATTCTGACCTATCTGGGCGTCCGTTCCTCCCTCAATTACGGTGTGATTACGGCCTTAGTCGAAATGGTTATGCTCCTGATTTTAAGTGCGGTCATTATCTTTTCTCCGCACACCATCAATACCGCCGCCGTTTATCATCCGGCTTTAGCTGCTCATGGCATTAGTGGGTTAGCCGTCGGCGCCCTGGTCGCATCCTTTGGCATGTCGGGTTCCACAGCCGCCGTCTATTTGGGAGCCGAAGCAAAAACGGCTCACCGGACCATTCGGGCAGCTTTGTATTTAGCTTCCGGCCTTGTTGTCCTGATGTTTATCATTGTCTCCTATTCCCTAACCGTCGGCTGGGGTTACTTACACATGAGTCAGTTTGCACAGTCCAGCATTCCCGGCCTCCTTATCGTCCAACATTATTTAGGATTAAAAGCCGAATTGCTGTTTGTTCTTTTCGTGCTCAACAGTCTTATCGGGATGAATGTCGCCAGCACAATCGTGGTGACCCGCATCACCTTGACTTTTGCTCATAGTGACTTGTGGCCCAAATTTCTTGGCCGGATCCATCCTAAATATCAAACGCCATATGCTGCTGTATTAACTGTAGGCGCTGTTGCCGTCCTTGCAGGGCTCTTAGCCGAAAGTATTTTGGGACTCTCCAACGCCTTCTTGGTCTTAATCCTCATTGCCACGATGGGAGAGTTTCTTGGTCATGCGTTGGGTAACGTCGGCTTATTGAAATTTTATGACCGTAGCGCCCGTTATCATGTGATTGCCTTTGGCATATTGCCCGCTCTGTCTTTAGTCTTAATCGCCTTTGGGGTGTTCTTTACCTTCTATCCCCCTATAGTGCCTGCCGTATATGCGCCCATTATCATGATTGGTTCTCTGGTTCTTGCCTACTTTCACTATGGATATCACTTGCGAAAACGAAGCCAGCCTTTAAGTGAAGCGGTGCTGCTTCACTTTAGCAGTGATCATCCTGAACCCTTAGCAGAGTTTGAAGAAGAAAATCGAAGTCGAAGCGGAATAACAGGATCCCCTGTTATTCCCTCTTCCATGTTTGAGAGGTATTTCGATGAAGGGGACAAAAGCATGGCATTTCCGGAAACACACCTACCATCCTCAACAACATGGCTCCATAGGCCTCTTCACAAGATTTTCCGCTATTCAGACGGCATTGTCCCCAATCTGGCGGCCTTAATCTATATTTTCGCGGGCTATTTTGGGGGCTGGTTCTTACTGTTTTCCCGACACATCGCGCTCTTTGTTCTCGGGATTATACTATTAGCCCACAGCATGATTATCTCGGCCTATTTCTTTCACGAGTTGGTGCATCACACCATATTTCGCTCAAAATCCACGAACGCACGCATGATGACAGTCATGAGTTGGATTAATGGAGGCTGCTTATCCTACCTTCCCAGGGCCGAAAAGAAACATCTGGCCCACCATTTTCAAAAAGCCGATGTCATCTCCTTTGACTTTCGCGCCTGGTTACACAAACATCCCCTCTTCGCCAAGATGGTCATGCTGTTAGAGTGGGCATATTTTCCAGCCGTTGAGATGCTCATGCGCGGGGTGATGGTTATTCAACCATTTTCACAGCGCTTGCCTCACCGTTACCGCGTATTAACCACCCTCATCATCCGGAGCGCCTTATGGTTGGGCATTTTATGGTGGCATTGGCCAGCCGCTTTGGGGTATGTTCTCGCAACCCTGTTGTTTATCACCGTGCTTCGCTTTATCGACGCGTTTCAGCATACCTATGAACCTATTGTGGCAACACCCGGAGCGCCCTCGCCGGAAATTCCATCGCGGAGTAGAACTTACGAAGAAGAGAATACCTATACCAATTTGCTATCACAAAAGTGGCCCGTTTTGAATCTCCTCGTCCTCAATTTTGTTTACCATAATGTCCATCATGCCATGCCCAGTATGCCGTGGCACCGCTTACGCCAGTATCACGATCAGCATTATGTGCAAGAGGCGAAACCGTCCCAAATTCTGCCGTTTCGTCAACAGTTGATCTGGTATCACCGCTACCGTGTCGCTCGCGCTGTCACCTCAGATTATGGGAATATCGACAGTGGATTTGTCGGAGCGGTAGGTGTCTCATTTCTCACCGTACTATAA
- the uca gene encoding urea carboxylase, translating to MFNKVLIANRGAIAVRIARTLKKMGIASVAVYTSADQDSLHVDVADEAVCIGEGPAPESYLNARVILDTALAMGVDAVHPGYGFLSENAEFAQQCLEKGIAFIGPSPEHIAMFGQKHTARAIAEQAGVPIVPGSGLLENLDQALEVASDIGYPVMLKATAGGGGIGMQICQDPDALTRAFESVTRVAALHFHNGGVFVEKYIPQARHIEVQIFGQATGEIVTLGERDCSLQRRNQKVVEETPAPGLSFEVRARMEQAAKRLAEIVHYRNAGTIEFIYDVDSTQFYFLEVNTRLQVEHGITEEIFGIDLVEWQVKEAAGDFIDGFSDTLQPQGHSLEVRIYAEDPGNQFRPSTGLIDTVEFPDFARVDTWVRPGIVISPYYDSMLAKIIVHGPTRDEALRKMRAALDHTRFYGVATNRHYLRSLFEQPAVIEGTVFTQFLADFNPAEPALEVLNPGLQTTVQDWPGRLGYWQVGVPPSGPMDALSFRLGNLLLGNEEGAPGLEMTLRGGTYRFRDDIWFCVTGAPMNPRLDGEPIPLYHPMMAKRGQVLQLDEAAYGMRTYLTVAGGLDIPKTLGSGSTFTLGGFGGHSGRALQVGDVLGICRKDPIKPFRGTLPSTKQPAMSHHWTIGVIPGPHCSTEFLQPSYLPLLVQTTWEVHFNSSRTGVRLIGPPPPWARQDGGDAGLHPSNIHDNAYAVGTLDLTGDMPILLGPDGPSLGGFVCPVTTATAELWKIGQLRPGDTISFRLLTIEEAEQCLTQQEDFLQHLAEDMRALPACLFAESGQLANTPNYPLLYQNSRSSPFAMTIRADGDQALLVEYGPMELDLRLRFQVHALMTALQNIDELPIIDLTPGIRSLHIHFDPRRMTLQKMADIVRQVNDYLPPLESISVPSRIVRLPLSWDDPATQLAIKRYQQNVRPDAPWCPSNLEFIRRINGLDAIDDVKDIVFSATYLVLGLGDVYLGAPVATPIDPRHRLITTKYNPARTWTPENAVGIGGAYLCVYGMEGPGGYQFVGRTVQMWNKWRTTQSFQPRRPWLLRFFDQIQFYPVSAEELLQLRQDFLRGRFEVDIQETIFDLGSYLRELDHIQTSVENFRRRQQQSFQAERDRWRALGVAEYVSADTAALSQETEHVVLGTAVPSTLPGSVWKVLVQVGDEVTDAQTLVVLESMKMEFAIVAPTSGVVAAIYVKPGDQVRPGQWLIDLVDRE from the coding sequence ATGTTTAACAAAGTGCTAATTGCCAACCGTGGCGCCATTGCCGTCCGTATTGCCCGGACATTGAAGAAGATGGGCATTGCTTCGGTTGCGGTATATACATCAGCTGACCAGGACAGTTTGCATGTCGACGTGGCGGATGAGGCGGTGTGTATTGGCGAAGGCCCGGCTCCGGAAAGTTATTTAAATGCACGCGTAATTCTCGATACGGCCCTGGCCATGGGGGTGGACGCCGTGCATCCCGGATACGGATTTCTTAGCGAAAATGCGGAGTTTGCCCAACAATGTTTAGAAAAAGGCATCGCTTTTATTGGTCCCTCTCCGGAACACATCGCCATGTTTGGTCAAAAACATACCGCCCGGGCCATTGCGGAACAAGCGGGTGTTCCGATTGTTCCCGGCTCAGGATTACTAGAGAACCTGGACCAAGCGCTTGAAGTCGCATCGGATATTGGATATCCGGTGATGTTAAAGGCCACGGCCGGTGGTGGCGGCATTGGAATGCAGATCTGTCAGGACCCGGACGCATTAACGCGAGCCTTTGAGTCCGTTACCCGGGTTGCCGCGCTTCACTTTCACAACGGTGGGGTGTTCGTTGAGAAATATATTCCCCAGGCACGACATATTGAAGTGCAAATTTTTGGGCAAGCAACCGGCGAGATTGTCACGTTAGGCGAAAGAGATTGTTCGTTACAGCGCCGGAATCAAAAAGTCGTGGAAGAAACTCCAGCCCCCGGGTTGTCTTTTGAAGTCCGTGCAAGAATGGAACAGGCTGCTAAACGGTTAGCTGAAATCGTGCATTACCGCAATGCAGGCACCATCGAATTTATTTATGATGTGGATTCAACCCAGTTTTATTTTTTGGAAGTCAACACGCGGCTTCAAGTGGAACACGGCATTACGGAAGAAATTTTTGGTATCGATTTGGTAGAGTGGCAGGTAAAGGAAGCTGCTGGAGATTTTATTGACGGGTTTTCTGATACGTTGCAACCCCAAGGACATAGTCTTGAAGTCCGAATTTACGCGGAAGACCCGGGCAACCAATTTCGTCCCAGCACGGGTCTTATTGATACCGTGGAATTTCCGGACTTTGCCCGGGTCGATACATGGGTTCGTCCCGGTATTGTGATTTCGCCCTATTATGATTCCATGTTGGCGAAAATCATTGTCCATGGTCCAACACGGGATGAAGCGCTTAGAAAAATGCGCGCGGCCTTAGACCATACCCGTTTTTATGGCGTGGCGACAAACCGCCATTACTTACGATCCTTATTCGAACAACCAGCGGTCATTGAGGGAACAGTGTTTACGCAGTTCCTTGCCGATTTTAATCCGGCCGAACCTGCTTTAGAAGTCTTAAATCCGGGTTTACAAACCACGGTTCAAGACTGGCCTGGACGTCTTGGCTATTGGCAGGTGGGAGTCCCTCCGAGTGGTCCGATGGATGCCTTGTCTTTTCGCTTGGGCAATTTGTTGTTAGGTAATGAGGAAGGCGCCCCAGGTCTTGAAATGACCCTACGCGGTGGGACCTACCGCTTCCGTGATGATATCTGGTTTTGTGTAACCGGAGCACCCATGAATCCAAGACTCGATGGGGAGCCCATACCCTTATATCATCCCATGATGGCCAAACGGGGGCAGGTATTGCAGCTGGACGAAGCTGCTTATGGCATGCGGACCTATCTTACGGTAGCGGGAGGATTAGATATTCCCAAAACGTTAGGGAGCGGGTCCACCTTCACATTAGGAGGATTTGGTGGGCATAGCGGTCGTGCGTTACAAGTCGGCGATGTTCTTGGAATATGCCGCAAGGATCCAATCAAGCCCTTTCGGGGCACTTTGCCGTCAACGAAACAACCCGCCATGAGCCATCATTGGACAATTGGCGTCATTCCCGGTCCCCATTGCTCAACCGAATTTCTTCAACCGAGCTACCTGCCTCTGCTCGTGCAGACGACATGGGAAGTGCATTTCAACAGTTCACGCACAGGGGTACGACTTATTGGTCCCCCACCTCCCTGGGCGCGCCAAGATGGGGGCGACGCGGGTCTTCATCCCTCTAATATTCATGATAACGCGTATGCTGTTGGCACATTGGACCTAACGGGGGATATGCCGATTCTCTTAGGGCCTGATGGTCCGAGTCTCGGTGGGTTTGTTTGTCCCGTGACGACGGCCACGGCAGAATTATGGAAAATCGGGCAATTGCGGCCGGGAGACACCATCTCCTTTCGGCTATTAACCATAGAAGAAGCGGAACAGTGCTTAACCCAACAGGAGGATTTTCTTCAGCATTTGGCAGAAGACATGAGAGCATTACCCGCGTGTCTCTTTGCTGAGTCAGGCCAGTTAGCCAATACACCAAATTACCCGTTGCTTTACCAAAATTCGCGGTCGTCTCCATTTGCGATGACGATCCGGGCCGATGGCGACCAAGCGCTCTTAGTCGAATATGGTCCGATGGAATTAGATTTGCGACTGCGCTTTCAGGTCCATGCGTTAATGACGGCCCTGCAAAACATTGACGAGTTGCCCATCATTGATCTGACGCCAGGGATTCGTTCGCTGCATATTCATTTCGATCCTCGGCGAATGACTCTCCAAAAAATGGCGGATATCGTGCGTCAGGTCAATGACTATCTTCCCCCGTTGGAATCCATCTCCGTACCCTCGCGCATTGTTCGCTTACCGTTATCGTGGGATGATCCCGCGACCCAACTGGCCATTAAGCGTTACCAACAAAATGTGCGGCCGGATGCGCCATGGTGTCCGAGCAATTTGGAGTTTATCCGCCGGATTAACGGTCTTGATGCGATCGACGATGTCAAAGACATCGTGTTTTCAGCAACATACCTCGTTTTAGGGCTCGGAGATGTCTATCTCGGGGCGCCCGTGGCAACGCCGATCGATCCCCGCCACCGCCTTATTACCACTAAGTACAACCCGGCACGCACATGGACTCCGGAAAACGCGGTGGGAATCGGTGGCGCTTATTTATGTGTCTATGGGATGGAGGGACCCGGAGGCTATCAATTTGTTGGGCGGACAGTGCAAATGTGGAATAAATGGCGCACGACCCAAAGTTTTCAACCCCGCCGACCGTGGTTGCTTCGCTTTTTCGATCAAATTCAATTTTATCCGGTGTCTGCAGAAGAACTCCTCCAACTCCGGCAAGATTTTCTTCGCGGACGCTTTGAGGTCGATATCCAGGAGACGATATTTGACTTGGGCAGTTACTTGCGAGAACTCGACCACATTCAGACGAGTGTCGAAAACTTTCGCCGGCGTCAACAACAGAGCTTTCAAGCCGAACGCGACCGATGGCGTGCTTTGGGTGTGGCGGAATATGTTTCGGCAGATACGGCGGCCTTATCACAAGAAACAGAGCACGTGGTACTTGGAACCGCCGTACCGAGCACCTTGCCCGGCAGTGTTTGGAAAGTCTTAGTTCAAGTGGGTGACGAGGTCACGGACGCTCAGACGCTGGTGGTGTTGGAAAGCATGAAAATGGAGTTTGCCATTGTCGCACCTACCTCTGGCGTGGTGGCTGCAATTTATGTGAAACCTGGAGATCAAGTGCGGCCGGGTCAATGGCTGATCGACCTGGTCGATCGTGAGTAA